GCGCCGCTCCGCTCGAGGACTTCGACGGCCGCCTTCCCGGTCTCCGGCCGGTTGAAGTTGACCGAGCACGTGACGAAGAGGAGGACGGCGTCGGCGCCGCGAACCTCGTCGAGCGTCGTCTTCCCGCCGCGTTTCTTCCACCAGCGGTCGAATGTTTCCCCGTGATAGACGGGAAGGAGCCGGTCCCGGTGGACGCCGAGGGTCTTCTCGAGCATCCACCGGGAGACCGGATTGCGGTTGGCGAAGTTGACGAGGGGCGCGGCGTTCGACGCGAGACGTCCGACCGCGTCCGCGGAGCCGAGGATGCGCTCCCGGACGGGGGGACGCCCCTCCCGGCGGACGCGGGCGGCGCGGTCGCGCAGGACGAGCCGCGGAATGTCCACGTCCCACCGGTGCGGCGGGTAATACGGACAGTGCGGAATGCAGAGCTTGCACTCGTAGCAGAGATCGGTGAACGCGTCGAGATCCGGCTTCGGGACCCGGTCGATCTCCCCGTCGACCTCGGAACGGTCGAGAGCCTTGAAGATCGTGTCGAACGACGGGCAGAGGTTGTAGCAGCGCCGGCAGGTGTGGCAGATGTCCATCACCCGCCGGTACTCCTTCTCGAGAGCCGCAGGATCGGCGAAGTCCTTCGCGGCCGGATCGAAGACCACGTCTAGGACCCGAGGGTGTCCAGGCCCTTCTGGAAACGTCCGGCGTGCGACTTCTCGGCGCGCGCCAGCGTCTCGAACCACTCGGCGACCTCGGTGAAGCCCTCTTCGCGCGCGGTGCGCGCGAACCCGGGGTACATCTGGGTGTACTCGTAGGTCTCCCCTTCGACGGCCGATTTCAGGTTCAGTTTCGTGTCGCCGATCGGGAAGTTCGTGGCGGGATCGCCGACCTCCTTCAGGAAATCGAGGTGGCCGAACGCGTGGCCCGTCTCCGCCTCCGACGTGTCGCGGAAGAGGCCGCCGACGTCCGGGAATCCCTCGATGTCGGCGCGCCGCGCGAAATAGAGGTAGCGGCGGTTGGCCTGCGATTCGCCGGCGAAGGCGTGCTTGAGATTTTCGTGGGTGCGGGTGTCTTTCAGGGCGGGCATGATTTCTCCTTTCGAATTCATCTCGCGGGGCGGGAGGCATTCTCCCGCTTCCGCGCGGAAACGCGGGGGGCGTGGGCGCCGGCGGCCCCGGTGCACGCCGGGCAGAGGCCTTCGAGCTCCAGGTGGTGGCCCGTGATCGTGTAGCCGGGCAGGGGAAACGACGCGGCGATGCTCGCGTTCTCCCCCTCGGGCCGCGGCACGTCGCGGATCACGCCGCAGCCGGTGCAGACGAAGTGATGGTGCGCCGACAGGTCGGCGTCCCACCGAGTCGTCTTTCCCCAGGCGTCGATGGCCCGGATCCGGCCTTCGGCGGCGAGCCGCTGGAGATTCCGATAGACGGTTCCGAGGGAGACCCGCGGCATCCGCTCGCGGGCGCGGGCGTAGACCCAGTCCGCCGTCGGGTGCGTCCCGGTGGAAGCGACGATCGTGTAGATCAACGCGCGCTGGCGGGTCTCTCGGGTGCGAACAACGGTCTCCATATCAATAACAATTACTGATACTGATCGATGGCACGGAGATTGTCAAGCGTCCGTCTCCGGCGCGGAGAGAACGTCGACGCCGACCGTGCGCTGACGCGGCCCGTCGAGCTCGAGGAGGAAAACGCCCTGCCAGCGGCCGAGCCGGAGCCGTCCTCCCTCGACGGCGAGAAGCCGCGCATTCCCCACGGCCTCCGACAGAAAATGCGCCGCCGAATTCCCCTCGCCATGATCGAACCGTACCGAAGGGGTCCAGGCGGCGAAGGCGCGTTCGAGATCGCTCCCGACGTCGGGATCCCAGTTCTCGCCGACGGTCAGCGCGGCCGTCGTGTGCGGCACGGACACCGCGACGAAGCCGCTCCGGACGCCGAGCGCCTCGACGGCCTCCTGCACTTCGCCCGTCACGTCGCGCCTCTCGATCCGGCGCGACGTCGAAACCGTGAACGTCTTCCCCTTCACGGTTCGAGTCTAGTCCGATGTCGCCCCTTCGGACGAGCCGCCGGGGGATTCCCGCGGCCGACCGCAAGGACGAACGCGGCCGGATGAGCGAGGCGTCCCGGAAGACGTATTTCGCCGGCTGGGGGCCGCGGTGAAGGCGTGCCGACTCGCGTCCGCCGAGCGGCGGCCGGGGCCCCCGGAACGGCGTGACGGCGCGTCCGGTCGCGCCTCCCTGAGGCATTTTCACCATTCGGGGAAATGCTCCCGCTGATACATTTGCGCGCCATGAGCGATCAGCGATCTGGTGCCCCATGTCGATGACCCTTCCCGAAACAACCCGCCTGGCGCTCGGAATTCCGGGCTTCCGCTTCGAGGATCTCCATTCCCCGGAGAGGCTTCGCGATCTCGACACGGTTTTCGTCGACGAGCTCCGCCGACGGGAGCCGGAGCTGTGCCGCACGCTCGAAGAAGCGCGCCGTCATCCCGACGCCGTCGCCCCCTCGGCCCTCTCCAACCTCCTCGTGGCGCTCGCGCCCCACCTCTCCTCCTTCCTCGCCCGGCTCTTTCCGATCGAGGAGGCATGGACGGCGCAGATGGCCCGCGCGGAAGCCGAATCGGTCCTCGGACGGTTCAAGCGCGATTTCCTCGTCCGCCGGGTGGTGAAGTCGCCGCTCCCCGAAGGTTTTCCCGCGATCGACTTCCCCGCCGCGTCCCGCGCTCTGCGCCATTTCGAGACGACACTCTTCCCGGAGCTGCCCTGGGGCGCCGACGAGGAGATGGCGACGGCGAAGATGGCCGTGGCGCTGCTCGACGCGGAAAGCGAGCACGCCGAGGTCGTCCGCCAGAAGAAACGGGAAGCCGTCTCTCCGGAGACCCGCGAACGGGTCGCCCGTTGGGCGGCGCGCGCCGGCGAAACCGTTCCCGAAACGGACGAGAGAGGATTCGACTTCCTCTCGCGGATGATCAAGTTCCTCGAAAACGCCCTCCACGTGCGGCTCGCCCACCCGGAGGGAAAGCGAGAGATCCGCTCGTGGTCCTCCTTCCGGCTTCCCGAGAAGCTCGATTTCGAAACGCTCGTCGAAACGGTGCGCCCCGACGGCTCCCTGCCGGAGCGGCGCATCGGCCCCCCCGAAAAGCACCGCCGGCGGGATGGATTCAAGCTGACCGATCCGCGGATGACGCCGCGCGGCGTCCAGGCGGAAACCCAGTACTGCCTGATCTGCCACGACCGCGACAAGGACTCCTGCTCGAAGGGCTTCTTCGACGCGAAAACGTCGACGTTCCAGAAGAACCCCCTCGGCGTCGCTCTGACGGGCTGCCCGCTGGACGAGAAGATCTCCGAAATGCACGTGATGCGGCGGCGCGGCGATTCGGTCGCGG
This region of Thermoanaerobaculia bacterium genomic DNA includes:
- a CDS encoding heterodisulfide reductase-related iron-sulfur binding cluster codes for the protein MVFDPAAKDFADPAALEKEYRRVMDICHTCRRCYNLCPSFDTIFKALDRSEVDGEIDRVPKPDLDAFTDLCYECKLCIPHCPYYPPHRWDVDIPRLVLRDRAARVRREGRPPVRERILGSADAVGRLASNAAPLVNFANRNPVSRWMLEKTLGVHRDRLLPVYHGETFDRWWKKRGGKTTLDEVRGADAVLLFVTCSVNFNRPETGKAAVEVLERSGATVVVPPQRCCGMPFLDSGDLDSAREHRRDNVASFLPFVRAGIPIVTPGPTCSLTIKKEYPVLGSEDDARDVSAATHDLSEYLMKRHAAGKLAVDFARSAGHVLYQIACHLKVQDIGFRSRDLLALIPDTRVETVEKCTGHDGTWSMKTEYFPMSMDIGRPVFDAVEKARPDAVATDCPLAALQIRQGTGVAPRHPIEIFADCYRKGETHGED
- a CDS encoding rubrerythrin family protein — its product is MPALKDTRTHENLKHAFAGESQANRRYLYFARRADIEGFPDVGGLFRDTSEAETGHAFGHLDFLKEVGDPATNFPIGDTKLNLKSAVEGETYEYTQMYPGFARTAREEGFTEVAEWFETLARAEKSHAGRFQKGLDTLGS
- a CDS encoding transcriptional repressor, producing the protein METVVRTRETRQRALIYTIVASTGTHPTADWVYARARERMPRVSLGTVYRNLQRLAAEGRIRAIDAWGKTTRWDADLSAHHHFVCTGCGVIRDVPRPEGENASIAASFPLPGYTITGHHLELEGLCPACTGAAGAHAPRVSARKRENASRPAR
- a CDS encoding secondary thiamine-phosphate synthase enzyme YjbQ → MKGKTFTVSTSRRIERRDVTGEVQEAVEALGVRSGFVAVSVPHTTAALTVGENWDPDVGSDLERAFAAWTPSVRFDHGEGNSAAHFLSEAVGNARLLAVEGGRLRLGRWQGVFLLELDGPRQRTVGVDVLSAPETDA